From Passer domesticus isolate bPasDom1 chromosome 8, bPasDom1.hap1, whole genome shotgun sequence, a single genomic window includes:
- the LOC135305955 gene encoding olfactory receptor 14C36-like, with the protein DLGSICTTVPKAMHNSLWDTRDISYTGCAAQLFFFMFFMSAELSFLTIMCYDRYVSICKPLHYGTLLGSRACAHMAAAAWASAFLYSLLHTANTFSLPLCHGNVLGQFFCEIPQILKLSCSKSYLRELGLITVSAGLGLGCFVFIVFSYVQIFRAVLRIPSEQGRHKTFSTCLPHLAVVSLFLSTGAFAYLKPPSISSPSLDLALSVLYSVVPLALTPSSTA; encoded by the coding sequence gacctgggctccatctgcaccactgtccccaaagccatgcacaattccctctgggacaccagggacatctcctacacaggatgtgctgctcagctctttttctttatgttcttcATGTCAGCAGAGCTTTCcttcctgaccatcatgtgctacgaccgctacgtgtccatctgcaaacccctgcactatgggaccctcctgggcagcagagcttgtgcccacatggcagcagctgcctgggccagtgcctttctctattcactgctgcacacagccaatacattttccctgcccctgtgccatggtaATGtactgggccagttcttctgtgaaatcccccagatcctcaagctctcctgctccaaatcctacctcagggaacttgggctaATCACAGTTAGTGCCGGTTTAGGACTTGgatgttttgtgttcattgttttctcctatgtgcagatcttcagggctgtgctgaggatcccctctgagcaggggcGGCACAAaaccttttccacctgcctccctcacctggctgtggtttCTCTGTTCCTCAGCACAGGTGCATTTGCCTACCTGAAGCCcccttccatctcctccccatccctggatctggccctgtcagttctgtactcagtaGTGCCTCTGGCCCtgaccccctcatctacagcctga
- the LOC135305956 gene encoding serine/threonine-protein kinase pim-1-like: MAEGSEPASVDFSICTDNLHEGTVSSISKFADDTKLGAQEALQERYRLGSLLGCGGFGSVWSGTRLSDGAPVAIKRVPRNRIWHWSELPDGTRAPLEVVLQDKVSTGFPGVVQLLEWLELPSDIVMVLERPEHSQDLHHFIQARGFLREEVARQLFRQVLEAVRHCTSCGVLHRDIKPENILVDLATGQAKLIDFGCGTYLQDTAYTHFAGTPSYSPPEWTRFGWYHGEPATIWSLGILLHKMVCGKMPFRRGWNFSWGQLSLPQRLSPECQNLIGWCLSMHPLARPSLEEVFCHPWMQDVHLP, encoded by the exons atggccgagggatcagagccagccagcgtggatttcagtatctgcaCTGATAATCTGCATGAGGGGACTGtgtccagcatcagcaaatttgcagatgacaccaagctgggt gcgcaggaggccctgcaggagcggtaccggctgggctcgctgctggggtgtggaggattcggcagcgtctggtCGGggacgcggctctcggacggcgccccg gtggccatcaaaagggtgcctcGGAACCGCATCTGGCattggagcgagctg cccgatgGCACCCgcgctcccctggaggttgtgctgcaggacaaggtgtccacagGCTTTCCCGGTGtcgtccagctgctggagtggcttgagctgcccagcgacattgtgatggtgctggagcggccagagcaCTCTCAGGACCTGCACCATTTCATTCaggcacgggggttcctgcgcgaggaggtggcgcggcagctcttccgccaggtgctggaggccgtgcggcactgcaccagctgcggggtcctgcaccgcgatatcaaaccagagaacatcctggttgacctggccaccgggcaggccaaattgattgactttggctgtggcacctacctgcaagacacagcctacactcactttgcag gaacaccatcatacagccccccggaatggacccgctttggctggtaccatggcgagccagctaccatctggtccctgggcatcctgctgcacaagatggtctgtgggaagatgcctttcaggaggggctggaacttcagctggggccagctctcgctgccacaacggctctctccag agtgccaaaatctgattgggtggtgtttatccatgcaccccttggccagaccctcattagaagaggtgttctgtcatccttggatgcaggatgttcatctgccctag
- the LOC135305637 gene encoding olfactory receptor 14J1-like, with product MPNSSSISHFLLLALADTRQLQLLHFCLLLGISLAALLGNGLIISAVACGHHLHTPMFFFLLNLALTDLGLIYTIVPKAMHNSLWDTTTISYTGCAAQVFLTVFFISAEYFLLTIMCYDRYVSICKPLHYGTLLGSRACAHMAAAAWASAFLNSLMHTANTFSLPLCHGNALGQFFCEIPQILKLSCSKSYLREFGLIAFSACLVCGCLAFIFFSYVQIFRAVLRIPSEQGRHKAFSTCLPHLAVVSLFVSAVIFAHLKPLSISSPSLDLSVSVLYSVVSPGLNPLIYSLRNQELKGTLRKIMTVSFQKQ from the coding sequence ATgcccaacagcagctccatcagccacttcctcctgctggcattggcagacacgcggcagctgcagctcctgcacttctgcctcttgctgggcatctccctggctgccctcctgggcaacggcctcatcatcagcgctgtagcctgcggccaccacctgcacacgcccatgttcttcttcctgctcaacctggccctcactGACCTGGGCCTCATCTATACCattgtccccaaagccatgcacaattccctctgggacaccaccaccatctcctacacaggatgtgctgcacaggtttttcttactgtatttttcatttcagcagagtatttcctcctgaccatcatgtgctacgaccgctacgtgtccatctgcaaacccctgcactacgggacactcctgggcagcagagcttgtgcccacatggcagcagctgcctgggccagtgcctttctcaattctctcatgcacacagccaatacattttccctgcccctgtgccatggcaatgccctgggccagttcttctgtgaaatcccacagatcctcaagctctcctgctccaaatcctatcTCAGGGAATTTGGGCTCATTGCATTTAGTGCCTGTTTGGTATGTGGCTGTTTggcattcatttttttctcctacgtgcagatcttcagggctgtgctgaggatcccctctgagcagggacggcacaaagccttttccacctgcctccctcacctggctgtggtttCCCTGTTTGTCAGCGCTGTTATCTTTGCTCACCTGAAGCCCCtatccatctcctccccatccctggatctgtcaGTCTCTGTTTTGTACTCTGTGGTGTCTCCAggcctgaaccccctcatctacagcctgaggaaccaggagctcaagggtACCCTGAGGAAAATAATGACTGTATCTTTTCAGAAGCaataa